The proteins below come from a single Ruegeria sp. THAF33 genomic window:
- a CDS encoding N-formylglutamate amidohydrolase: MQNAAFVLDMPENRSSCVVFSSPHSGRNYPEAFLKRSVLNQSVIRSSEDAFVDQLFAAAAENGAPLIKATMPRAYLDLNRSLDELDPALISGARRHGHNPRVASGLGVIPRVVANGRAIYSGKLTMDEARLRIDTYWRPYHARLKSLLAESHEKFGQAILVDCHSMPHEAVAMAGTTRNKRPEIVLGDRFGASASSEIVDLVESAFAAAGLNVVRNAPFAGAYVTQTYGRPTRQQHAIQIEIDRALYMDEEKIAPNANFMTFSKLLRQVVRDISRIGSKPLRLAAE, encoded by the coding sequence ATGCAGAACGCAGCCTTTGTATTGGATATGCCTGAAAACCGTAGTTCATGCGTGGTTTTTTCATCTCCGCATAGCGGGCGGAATTATCCAGAAGCGTTTTTGAAGCGGTCCGTTCTGAATCAAAGCGTGATTCGATCCTCGGAAGACGCCTTCGTGGATCAATTGTTTGCTGCTGCGGCCGAGAATGGCGCGCCTTTGATCAAAGCGACCATGCCACGCGCCTATCTGGACCTGAATCGCAGTCTGGACGAACTGGACCCGGCGCTGATCAGCGGTGCCCGCAGGCATGGGCACAACCCGAGGGTCGCATCAGGGTTGGGTGTGATACCCCGCGTTGTGGCCAATGGACGGGCAATCTACAGCGGCAAGCTGACCATGGACGAGGCGCGGCTGCGTATCGACACCTATTGGCGCCCCTATCATGCACGTTTGAAATCCCTGCTGGCCGAATCACACGAGAAATTCGGCCAGGCCATACTGGTGGATTGCCACTCCATGCCGCATGAGGCGGTGGCCATGGCTGGTACGACCCGAAACAAACGGCCCGAGATCGTGCTGGGTGATCGGTTCGGTGCTTCGGCCTCGTCTGAAATCGTGGACCTCGTCGAATCGGCGTTTGCTGCGGCAGGTCTGAATGTGGTGCGCAATGCCCCGTTTGCCGGGGCCTATGTGACTCAGACTTATGGCCGCCCCACCCGCCAGCAACACGCGATCCAGATTGAAATCGACCGGGCCTTGTATATGGACGAAGAAAAGATTGCGCCGAACGCCAATTTCATGACGTTTTCGAAACTCCTCCGGCAGGTGGTGCGCGACATATCCAGGATCGGTTCAAAACCTCTTCGTCTGGCGGCGGAATAA
- the ykgO gene encoding type B 50S ribosomal protein L36, producing MKVKNSLRSLKNRHRDCRIVRRKGRVYVINKTQRKFKARQG from the coding sequence ATGAAGGTCAAGAACTCGCTCCGCTCGCTCAAGAATCGGCACCGCGACTGCCGTATTGTGCGTCGCAAAGGCCGCGTCTACGTTATCAACAAGACGCAGCGCAAGTTCAAAGCTCGTCAGGGCTGA
- a CDS encoding DNA polymerase IV, with product MPGLCRDCLTPLTNERRCTACGSPRVKSHRELFDLSIAHMDCDAFYASVEKRDNPELADKPVIIGGGKRGVVSTACYVARIRGVRSAMPMFKALQLCPDAVVIKPRMSVYAQVSRDIRAMMDELTPVVEPLSLDEAFMDLSGTERLHGAPPAVMLARLVKRMKDELGVTGSIGLSHNKFLAKVASDLDKPRGFSVIGKAETAEFLNDKPVRLIWGIGPAAQESLDRAGIRTFNDLLRWDQEALTARFGSMGYRLWHLARGQDKRRVSAHEPMKSISNETTFFEDTANIDVLDGHLWRMALKVSDRAKAKDLAGRVVTLKLKKANHKVLTRRVSLRDATQIADRIYRTAKGLFDQVGDQGPYRLLGCGLSDLCPADQADISGDLLDPGAVRRSQAERATDQIRQRFGPEAIVKGRALR from the coding sequence ATGCCCGGTCTTTGCCGAGATTGCCTGACCCCTTTGACCAACGAACGGCGCTGCACGGCCTGCGGCAGCCCCAGGGTAAAGTCTCATCGCGAACTGTTTGATCTGTCCATCGCGCATATGGATTGCGATGCCTTCTATGCTTCGGTGGAAAAGCGGGACAATCCGGAACTGGCAGACAAGCCCGTCATCATCGGCGGCGGCAAACGCGGTGTTGTGTCCACGGCATGCTACGTGGCCCGAATTCGCGGTGTGCGATCCGCCATGCCCATGTTCAAAGCGCTGCAACTGTGCCCCGATGCCGTCGTGATCAAACCACGCATGTCCGTATATGCCCAGGTGTCACGGGACATCCGCGCCATGATGGACGAACTGACACCAGTGGTCGAACCCCTGTCCCTGGACGAAGCTTTCATGGACCTGTCCGGCACCGAGCGCCTGCACGGAGCCCCCCCAGCCGTCATGCTCGCGCGCCTGGTCAAACGCATGAAGGATGAACTGGGCGTGACAGGATCCATCGGGCTGAGTCACAACAAGTTTCTGGCCAAGGTTGCCTCGGACCTCGACAAGCCCCGCGGGTTTTCGGTGATCGGCAAGGCAGAGACGGCAGAGTTTCTGAATGACAAACCCGTAAGGTTGATCTGGGGCATTGGCCCTGCCGCGCAGGAATCACTGGACCGGGCAGGGATTCGAACCTTCAACGACCTACTGCGTTGGGATCAGGAGGCTTTGACTGCGCGTTTCGGCTCGATGGGGTATCGCCTTTGGCATCTGGCACGGGGTCAGGACAAACGGCGCGTTTCAGCCCATGAACCGATGAAATCCATCAGCAATGAGACCACGTTTTTCGAGGACACCGCCAATATTGATGTTCTGGACGGACATTTGTGGCGCATGGCCCTGAAGGTCTCGGACCGGGCCAAGGCCAAGGATCTGGCTGGCCGGGTCGTTACGCTGAAGCTGAAGAAAGCCAATCACAAGGTTCTGACACGGCGCGTATCATTGCGGGACGCAACGCAGATCGCGGACAGGATTTATCGCACCGCAAAAGGGCTTTTCGATCAGGTGGGAGATCAGGGGCCGTACCGCCTGTTGGGGTGTGGCCTGTCTGACCTGTGCCCGGCGGATCAGGCTGACATCTCCGGCGACCTGCTTGATCCCGGCGCCGTCCGCAGATCACAAGCCGAGCGGGCCACCGACCAAATCCGCCAGAGGTTCGGCCCGGAAGCCATCGTGAAGGGACGTGCTTTGCGCTAG
- a CDS encoding sialidase family protein has product MREHGIDVLVGTTKGTFIISGDQNRSDWKVTGPHCEGWPINHVIGDKETGTLWAGGGGDWHGAGVWCSEDGGVTWQVAKLTKGQMDEWAANDQDFAQMIGWTGEPAPFADEFSQVWSLRYQHGTLYAGTKPARLLASHDNGRTWDTLEGLTNHPSAPDWNPGGAGLVLHTIVTDPSDSKKLWVGISAAGVFATEDGGASWERRNRLSNAESCTHHDHPAAPRDGETGHCVHNMVQAPGTADLLYQQNHHGVWRSADGGRSWDDITKGLPSTFGFPIHVHPRDPDTIWTLPLNGDSIGRYPPDAAAAVWKSTNGGATWQDQRRGLPQESCFFTVLRQAMAGDHRDPAGVYFGTNSGSVFASVDEGDTWTEVARHLPTILSVEVLDRE; this is encoded by the coding sequence ATGCGCGAACACGGCATCGACGTACTGGTGGGGACGACCAAGGGAACGTTCATTATCTCTGGTGATCAGAACAGGTCAGACTGGAAAGTGACGGGCCCGCATTGCGAAGGATGGCCGATCAACCACGTCATCGGCGACAAGGAAACGGGCACGCTTTGGGCCGGGGGCGGTGGTGACTGGCATGGCGCCGGTGTCTGGTGTTCCGAAGACGGCGGTGTGACTTGGCAGGTCGCAAAACTCACCAAGGGCCAAATGGACGAGTGGGCCGCCAACGATCAGGATTTTGCCCAGATGATTGGCTGGACCGGAGAACCCGCACCATTCGCCGATGAGTTTTCTCAGGTCTGGTCTTTGCGTTATCAACATGGAACGTTGTACGCTGGCACAAAACCGGCCCGCCTGCTTGCCAGCCACGACAATGGTCGGACATGGGACACGCTTGAGGGCCTGACAAACCACCCCTCAGCACCCGATTGGAATCCCGGCGGTGCGGGACTGGTCCTGCATACAATCGTGACTGACCCAAGTGATTCGAAAAAGCTCTGGGTCGGCATTTCCGCTGCGGGTGTGTTTGCAACCGAGGATGGCGGCGCAAGCTGGGAGCGGCGCAACAGATTGTCCAACGCCGAATCTTGCACGCATCATGATCATCCCGCTGCCCCCAGGGATGGTGAAACGGGTCATTGCGTCCACAACATGGTTCAAGCTCCGGGAACCGCGGATTTGCTCTACCAGCAAAACCATCACGGTGTCTGGCGCTCGGCCGACGGAGGGCGCAGTTGGGATGACATCACCAAAGGCCTGCCATCCACCTTTGGATTTCCGATTCATGTGCACCCACGTGATCCTGACACGATCTGGACATTACCTTTGAACGGAGACAGCATCGGGCGCTATCCACCGGATGCCGCTGCGGCAGTTTGGAAATCCACAAATGGAGGCGCAACATGGCAAGACCAGCGGCGTGGGTTGCCGCAAGAAAGCTGTTTTTTCACTGTTCTGCGACAGGCCATGGCCGGAGACCACCGAGACCCCGCCGGTGTCTATTTCGGGACCAACAGCGGCTCGGTTTTTGCCAGTGTTGATGAAGGGGACACATGGACGGAAGTCGCGCGCCATTTGCCCACGATCCTTTCAGTTGAGGTACTTGATCGTGAGTGA
- the pyrF gene encoding orotidine-5'-phosphate decarboxylase — MPQTADDRLIVALDVPNALEGLKLAETLGDVVSFYKIGLGMLTGGGLALANELKQEHGKRIFLDMKLFDIGNTVENAVRGLAQFDLDFLTVHGDPHVVRAAKEGAAGKDLKILAVTILTSLNRDDLDAGMMKAGDVQDMVVERAAHAFEAGADGVIASPQEAALIRALPQATGRLIVTPGVRPAGAALGDQKRVATPASAIQDGADHIVVGRPIYQAEDPKSAAAAVLTELNSLKTR, encoded by the coding sequence ATGCCCCAAACCGCCGATGACCGCCTGATCGTCGCCCTCGACGTCCCCAACGCGCTGGAAGGGCTGAAGCTGGCCGAGACGCTGGGCGACGTCGTTTCATTCTACAAGATCGGTCTGGGCATGCTGACCGGGGGCGGGCTGGCACTGGCCAATGAGCTCAAGCAGGAACATGGCAAGCGCATCTTCCTGGACATGAAGCTGTTCGACATCGGCAACACGGTGGAAAACGCGGTGCGGGGGCTGGCGCAGTTCGATCTGGATTTCCTGACCGTGCATGGCGACCCGCATGTGGTGCGCGCCGCCAAGGAAGGCGCAGCAGGCAAGGATCTGAAAATCCTGGCGGTGACCATCCTGACCTCGCTGAACCGCGACGACCTGGATGCCGGCATGATGAAGGCCGGTGACGTTCAGGACATGGTGGTGGAACGCGCCGCCCACGCCTTCGAGGCCGGGGCCGACGGCGTGATCGCCAGCCCGCAGGAGGCCGCCCTGATCCGCGCCCTGCCCCAGGCGACGGGCCGGCTGATCGTAACCCCCGGCGTGCGTCCGGCAGGCGCGGCACTGGGCGATCAAAAACGTGTGGCCACACCCGCCAGCGCCATCCAGGACGGGGCGGATCATATCGTAGTTGGCCGCCCCATTTATCAGGCCGAAGATCCGAAATCCGCGGCCGCGGCCGTTTTGACCGAGTTAAATTCTCTGAAAACGAGATGA